The following proteins are encoded in a genomic region of Procambarus clarkii isolate CNS0578487 chromosome 23, FALCON_Pclarkii_2.0, whole genome shotgun sequence:
- the LOC123764069 gene encoding aconitate hydratase, mitochondrial — MALTITCRLPQSLSIVVKGRVQARCFHVSPLVSAAHKVAMSHLDTGTEMPYEKLQANLSVIKQRLNRPLTLSEKVLYSHLDDPAGQDIVRGESYLKLRPDRVAMQDATAQMAMLQFISSGLPKVAVPSTIHCDHLIQAQVDGPKDLNRAIELNKEVYNFLATAGAKYGVGFWKPGSGIIHQIILENYAFPGLLMIGTDSHTPNGGGLGGLCIGVGGADAVDVMANIPWELKCPKVIGVKLTGELGGWTSPKDIILKVAGILTVKGGTGAIVEYFGPGVDSISCTGMATICNMGAEIGATTSVFPYNKRMQAYLAATNRKDIANLADKNISLLTPDEGSPYDQLIEINLSELEPHINGPFTPDLAHPVHKVGDAAREKGWPLDIKVGLIGSCTNSSYEDMGRCASIAKEAMSHGLKAKCSFQITPGSEQIRATIERDGIAETLRAFGGTVLANACGPCIGQWDRQDVKKGEKNTIVTSYNRNFTGRNDANPATHAFVTSPELVTAMIIGGTLDFDPRRSTLIGSDGKEFKLSTPFADELPSRGFDPGEDTYQAPPSDGSSVSVDVSPESQRLQLLSPFDKWNGKDLEEMTILIKVKGKCTTDHISAAGPWLKFRGHLDNISNNMFLTAVNAENGEMNNIQNKATGEWGPVPATARAYKASGITWCVIGDDNYGEGSSREHAALEPRHLGGRAIIVKSFARIHETNLKKQGMLPLTFADPADYDKIRPDDKISLLGLANFAPGKPVECRIRHPDGSTETIRLNHSCNEQQISWFKAGSALNRMKEVAAGN; from the exons GCTGAATCGTCCTCTAACTCTCTCAGAAAAGGTGTTATATTCCCATTTGGATGATCCTGCTGGCCAAGACATAGTACGTGGGGAGTCGTACTTAAAGCTCCGGCCTGATAGAGTGGCCATGCAAGATGCGACTGCACAGATGGCCATGTTACAGTTCATAAGCTCTGGTCTTCCTAAAGTGGCTGTACCATCAACAATTCATTGTGATCATCTTATTCAAGCTCAG GTTGATGGGCCCAAAGATCTAAATCGAGCCATAGAATTGAATAAGGAGGTATACAACTTCCTTGCTACTGCTGGTGCCAAATATGGAGTTGGATTTTGGAAACCTGGATCAGGCATCATCCATCAG ATCATCTTGGAAAATTATGCCTTCCCTGGTCTTCTGATGATTGGAACGGACTCACACACTCCAAATGGTGGTGGGCTGGGAGGTCTGTGCATTGGAGTCGGAGGAGCAGATGCTGTTGATGTAATGGCAAATATTCCCTGGGAGCTGAAGTGTCCAAAG GTGATTGGTGTGAAACTTACTGGTGAGCTGGGTGGCTGGACCTCGCCTAAAGATATCATTCTGAAGGTTGCCGGAATTCTCACTGTTAAAGGTGGAACAGGTGCTATTGTTGAGTACTTTGGCCCTGGTGTCGATTCCATTTCTTGCACTGGCATGGCAACCATCTGCAATATGGGTGCTGAAATTG GTGCAACGACGTCAGTATTTCCTTATAATAAACGGATGCAAGCTTATTTGGCAGCGACCAATCGTAAGGATATTGCCAACCTGGCTGATAAGAATATCTCCCTGCTAACACCAGATGAAGGATCTCCATATGATCAACTGATTGAAATTAACTTATCTGAACTGGAACCACATATTAATGGTCCATTCACTCCAGATCTCGCtcatcctgttcacaag GTGGGTGATGCTGCCAGGGAGAAGGGTTGGCCTCTTGACATCAAAGTTGGTCTTATTGGCTCCTGCACTAATTCATCGTATGAAGACATGGGTCGTTGTGCATCTATTGCGAAGGAAGCTATGAGCCATGGACTTAAGGCAAAGTGTTCCTTCCAAATCACTCCAGGATCAGAACAGATCCGTGCTACAATTGAGCGAGATGGAATT GCAGAAACATTGCGTGCCTTTGGTGGCACTGTTTTAGCAAATGCTTGTGGTCCTTGTATTGGTCAGTGGGATCGTCAAGATGTCAAGAAGGGAGAGAAGAATACAATTGTTACTTCATACAATCGCAATTTCACTGGCCGTAACGATGCTAACCCTGCTACCCACGCCTTCGTTACATCCCCGGAGTTGGTTACCGCAATGATTATTGGTGGCACACTAGATTTTGATCCACGTCGGAGCACATTG ATTGGTAGTGATGGAAAAGAATTCAAGCTCAGTACTCCTTTTGCTGACGAGTTGCCATCCCGTGGGTTTGATCCCGGAGAGGACACCTATCAG GCACCTCCAAGTGATGGCTCAAGTGTATCAGTTGATGTGAGTCCCGAGTCTCAACGACTGCAGCTGCTTTCCCCCTTTGATAAATGGAATGGCAAGGACCTGGAAGAAATGACTATTCTCATAAAG GTCAAGGGCAAATGTACAACAGATCATATTTCTGCTGCTGGGCCATGGCTCAAGTTCCGTGGCCACTTGGACAACATCTCAAACAACATGTTCCTTACTGCTGTCAATGCTGAGAATGGTGAAATGAATAATatacagaacaaggcaacaggggAATGGGGCCCTGTACCTGCCACTGCTCGGGCATATAAAGCCAGTGGCATCACCTGGTGTGTCATTGGTGATGACAACTATG GTGAAGGAAGCTCTCGAGAGCATGctgctcttgagcctcgtcacctGGGAGGTCGTGCAATTATTGTCAAGTCTTTTGCCCGTATTCATGAAACCAATCTGAAGAAACAAGGCATGTTGCCACTCACATTTGCTGACCCAGCTGACTATGACAAGATTCGTCCTGATGACAAAATTTCCCTGCTTGGATTAGCAAATTTTGCTCCTGGAAAG CCTGTCGAGTGTCGTATCAGACATCCTGATGGCTCAACAGAAACTATTAGACTAAATCACTCGTGTAATGAGCAGCAAATTTCCTGGTTTAAGGCTGGCTCTGCTCTAAATCGCATGAAAGAGGTAGCAGCTGGaaattaa